In the genome of Candoia aspera isolate rCanAsp1 chromosome 4, rCanAsp1.hap2, whole genome shotgun sequence, the window ATTTTGTCCTATCAAAACCTATGGAGCAATTTAGGTAGGAAGTTGGCAACTACAGTTTTAAGATGGAAGATAGTGGGAATCAAAGTATGGGAAGTCATACTGGTTGAAACCTGTCCAGTCTTATCAAAATGAATACTGGGACAATTGTAATTTGTGAAAGTCAGACAACATGACGTCTATCAATTACATGCAGACCCATTTCCATCTCCAAAGCCATTGGAGGCCACTCTGAGAACAAATATCAAAAATTGGTACCATCATTTCCCACAGAAACTGTAGCTTCAGCCGTATAATGAATCtaacatgatttaaaaaaaaaaacataaaagggtGCCACTCCCCCTcttcccaaaaaaaaaaaaaaaaactggaaaaagagaaaatcctgatttaattcatATGTATGCTATTGGGCCTAAGGAAGGAATGAGTAAaccattaagaaaagaaaagaaaagtttacAAAGTCTTGAGCTAATGGAAAGCATGAGCAAGTaattcaaaataaccctgctttaatttttttttttttttttagtataaaaTGGCTTTCAATTTTCCCCAGCAGCCAAATTATTTCCTACCTAGTAATCACTGTATTTAAGGGGCGTGGTGGTGTGGtgggttaaacagctgagctgctgagcttgccgatcggaaggtcggcagttcaaatctgccTGACAGggtaagctcccgttgctagtcccagctcctgccaacctagcagttcgaaaacatgcaaacatgagtagattaataggaactgctttggcaggcaggtaacggcgttccgtgactgtcatgccggccacatgaccacggaagtgtctaccgaCAAACGCCAGtgcttcggctttgaaacggagatgagcgctgccccctagagtcggacaggaCTGgacaatgtcaagggaaacctttacttttacctaatCACTGTATTTAGATCTTCAGACAAAAGGCAATCAGAAGCACTGTTAGTGAGCCGAGCCCCACTTCCTCTGATCATATCTTAGTCTGCTGTATagcatagtttaaaaaaaaaatgaaggaaaccaAACATTCTTCCTATCTATATTTCCTGAAGGTATATGATATTGCTAAACATTTAGATATCTACATTCAGTTTTGCATTAAATGAaggttttcttttctaaattcaCAAATAGAGGATTTTATTCTACATATGGTTTACATACATAACAAATAAAGTTCCACATTACATTGTTTGAACTGCTCATGGAATGAATGTGCTGATACGTTTTATATCTGTTTCTTGTTCCCTATTATTTGGCGGGAATTCTTTATTCGTAGCTTAATtgcagcacctgctcattcaagcattcacacacacacagtcaagaaactggatttctctgaactgttttaatgaagcgtaatgaatggtacagaaggcaagctgtgaataaagaattCCTGCCAAAACCTAAtataaactacattcccttagctagtcctcTTTCCCaggaagcatgtcactccccctcccatccagatggaaTTCCTGTTGTATCTCAAcctcgcgtccttgatgtgcttcaTAGCCAAAACAAacccctttacactccaacttcacacacccctcccatccagCAACCTTAGAGAATGGCATGATGGGAGATGCtggtaagggtttctgtgaaacctttgatcagggaatctgacaaaTACCTTAATATGGTAGTAAACAACTTTGAGAAATCTGCCACTTATCTACCTGACTATGAACAATTATTTATGCAGCCTGATCTCATCCAGTGAATGCAGAGAAATCCAAGATCTGGCGCATCTGATGGTGTGCCGATTATTGCCGGAGccttgtactgtcaatgacctacagcaagctaatgagAAAGCTGTGGTGGTGGCTGCATTCTGGCAGAGCAAATTTTGATCtggacatgaaataaataaaaaatctcaTCCAGTTAGGAAAAGGAATCCGAATTAAAAGCTGGGGAGTTCACtattattattctttaatacttgcTACCTCTCTCTCTAAATTACTTAATTCTCTATTTGTGTCTCTATTTCTCTAGCTCCACTTTTCCCCCTATCTCCCTGTATAAAAATACAAGAGCTTTGGAAagtggcaggtggcagtattgcaactgaagctctccccacgacccaagtttgatcccagcggaagttggattcttgggtagccggctcaggtcgactcagccttccatccttccaaggtcagtaaaatgagtacccagcttgctgggaaaggtgatgactggggaaggcaatggcaaaccaccctgatatagtctgctGACAAAATGTCGctaaagcggcatccccccaaagggtcagacatgacttggtgcttgcacaggggacctttcagctTTCACACAAAATAAAAGTGCACAATCCAGCCTCTGTTAAATGATTCAACAATTAAATCCTCAGTACATCCATAAAGATGTGCACCCAATTAAGTTTACAGCCAAagattctgtttgtttgtttgtttgtttcattgggAGAAATAAAAGTATACCTGCATCTCTCATCTGGAAAACAGTAAAATATCAAAGTGCTTTAGTTCAGCCCTATAATAGAActaacatgatttttttaaaaaagaagtggaaAGTGAACATTAGGTTCTCAATTCTTAATCTGAACGTTTGTCAGTATTGACATGATAGACTTTTCCCCCCCATGGTGATTAATAGATGTCCCCTAGGTGATGTCTCTAACCTTTTCCCTCCCAGTggtatcattattttatttaatgaaaattTCAAAGTGATGGTGTCCCTACATTTAGATCATCCCTCATCATATTGATGGAAATTAGAACCAGATACCAGCCCAGGAAAAATCAATTAGCCAACCATACCTCTCGGTCATAAGCAGAAGAATGTATTGAGAGCATACAAGAACAACTGGGATGAAggtatttcattttattccatgttaTATTATAACATTTCATCATCGTCTTTCTTATATGTAAAAGTAGTAgagctaaactaaactaaaataaataaatgaataaggaaaataaatggaTTATCACTGCATGGAACAACATGAATGAAAAAATATCCCCACTCAATAAAAGTCCATTATATTTCtgcatcttcttttttctgtacAGAGGTAGCTGCAGGGAATAAGAACATTAGCTCATTAACCTATGGATGGATATTTGATGATGGAACAGATTACCAAAAGCATAACATTTAGCTACTTGGAAGATGCAATCATATTATGTAGACCTTATATGTAGGGTGATCTAATTAAGCTCAGGACTCCCTTAATAATACATATACATTCATTAAGCTACTATATGTTGTACTGAAAATGTACTCACTATAATATTTCTAACAGCTGTTTTTCTTCTGAAGGGTCAGATAATCTGTAGCTGTTCAACATTTTAGGCTACTACTCATATTGTCTCTAATCAGTGTTGCTGCTTTATGGATTCTTAGGGAAACCCAGAAActtgattttttaatataatgcctaaagtttttttttctttataaataataattaaaccaTAGTCTCCCAGGATGTTattgtgtatgtatttattataattaCAGTTATTTTCTGGTTTGAATTATGGAGCAATGGACTAAAAGAAACATCAGGTCATTCATGATTAATTAATCATTAATTCATACGTATACTGTATGTTTGGCCAACAATTCTGCCAAACTACACATAAACAGTTAGTTTGACCTAAAATAATCATCACCAAGAAAACATTTCAGTTACAGATATTTCAAAATGTTGAATTTGGATTAATTATTCAAAGATATGGTGCTTCCTCAAGGAAAAGTAGATTCTATAATGATCAAAGCAGTGGCTTCATATAAGCTTGAACTGAGAATCTACAGAGCTTCCATATTTTCACACAATTTTTCTATTGGTTTTAACAGCATCAGATATGAAATTtttggggagggaaagaaggaagagataaACGGATaacttaaaaatacatatttatatttaatatcaaGTTtagtattaaaattaaaatccatattttatttgatactatatatatatatttaatataaaaccaTCTCTCTCTCTAGCATACCAGAATCAACCATATTGAAATAAAGAACAAGACTGCCATAAAGGAGTTTATCCTGGTTGGGCTATCTACAACAACTGAAATGCAGACACTTCTCTTCTGGGTATTCATGTTTATCTATGCTACAGCCATAACTGCCAACTTCTTCCTCATCCTTACCATATGCACTTTCAGAAAACTCCACACACCCATGTATTTCCTCATTGTCAATTTGTCCTTAGTGAATGTATTCTCTATTTCAGTTACCACACCTAAATTACTCCACAATCTTTTGACTGGAAGAAAGACCATCTCATTTTATGGTTGTATTGCACAGGTTTACCTGTTTATATGGGCTCTGGGCACAGAACTTCTGCTTCTCTCCTTTATGGCTTTTGATCGGTATGCTGCTATCTGCCACCCTTTGCAGTACACCATGATCATGAGGAAGGAAGTCTGTTTTGGCATAGCAAGCATTGTATGGATTATTGGAATGATCAATTCTGGAATCCATGCTGGACTTATGTTAAAGCTCTTTTTTTGTAACTCCAATCTTATCAATCACTTCTTCTGTGATATACCCCCTTTACTGCAACTCTCATGTTCAGATACAAGTCCAAATGAAACTATGACATTTATCTCAGATGTGATATTTGGGATTTGTAGCTGTGGACTGACTTTCACatcatattattttatattaaaagctATTTTCAGAATCCGTTCCactgaagggaagaagaaagcattCTCCACCTGTTCTTCACACTTTATTGtagtcagcatttttttttcctcagtcatCTACACATATATCAGGCCCTCTTCATTCTACTCTCTAGACCAGGACAAGCTAGTTTCTCTTCTTTATTCAGTGGTAACTCCAGTTGTTAATCCAGTGATATATTCATTGAGAAACAAAGATTTTATGGAAGGACTGAGAGCACTCACAGGGAGAATTAGGCTGCTCAGTTGACTGCAATACCGAGCTGTACTCTAAAGCATCattctggaggggaaaaaaaagctagcAAATAAAGAAAAGCCAGCACTTTCTCTTAAACAGAACAATTTTTCATTGAATTCTTTTTGTATTCTCTAATTATACATAATAATCATGTGCATGCTTCCTTTAATGTTATGTATAATGACTTTTTTCTTCTCCATATAGGACTTCTGATATTTGCATGagaaacatgtatgtatgtatttatgtatttatgtatgtatatctcCTCAGTTGAGAAATGTGTGCTAGGATCACCAGATTGACCATTTATAGCCCTTTTGAGTTGTTCCCGTATTGGAGCATTTTCCATGTCAGTGCTCTGGGTAATCTTGTTCTCAATGACAAATGATCTCATTCAGAAAAGATCCTTACTCAGATGAGGATGCCTAGGGTTTTGTCCTACAGTACAGTGCTTAGGACAATCTTCATCTATTCCAAGGATGGGCGACTCCCATGAAGCTGGCTGGCCAAGCACTCTAGTTGTATCTCAGCAGCATCCTGAGATTGTGTGACCAAAATTTGAGGTTAATCAAAGCATGAGGTAACAAAGGGAAGGGGATTCAGATTATAACTATATTATAATCTTGCTATTACAACATAACTAAATAATCCAGTTGAGATGTTTATGGGCTGGATTGAGATCCTTAGAAAGGGAGAGGTTTCAAACTGAAAGGGCATAAGGCAATAGATGAAGCCGAGTATAGCAATCTGAAAGAAAAGATGGTTTGCAAAGACAAGATATTATAGTGGTataataaattaatgaatgaTGTTGGGGAAGATTGGAtataacttccttttcttttaac includes:
- the LOC134496520 gene encoding olfactory receptor 13G1-like codes for the protein MNNYLCSLISSSECREIQDLAHLMVCRLLPEPCTVNDLQQANEKAVHTRINHIEIKNKTAIKEFILVGLSTTTEMQTLLFWVFMFIYATAITANFFLILTICTFRKLHTPMYFLIVNLSLVNVFSISVTTPKLLHNLLTGRKTISFYGCIAQVYLFIWALGTELLLLSFMAFDRYAAICHPLQYTMIMRKEVCFGIASIVWIIGMINSGIHAGLMLKLFFCNSNLINHFFCDIPPLLQLSCSDTSPNETMTFISDVIFGICSCGLTFTSYYFILKAIFRIRSTEGKKKAFSTCSSHFIVVSIFFSSVIYTYIRPSSFYSLDQDKLVSLLYSVVTPVVNPVIYSLRNKDFMEGLRALTGRIRLLS